The following proteins come from a genomic window of Natronosalvus vescus:
- a CDS encoding IS5 family transposase, protein MKRDGSFVSSKLARFTSRVVSLAQKAVVGTPKPAVQKGNGGYADWVIVSIHGLKTYLNLPYRRLLDVLYEMPRITRTLGLEPVELPDFTTVCARMQPLKMPVWRDFLRLSAELHDTGEIQAIDATGIDRVAASQHYAKRTNYTFKAVKTTALIDCSTGVILDIHCSMTQPHDSQVAWQLLTRNLNKLTVLTADKGYDWELLRRRLRAEGVKPVIKHREFGWHGVANNVLMDDTTYHQRSNVESTFFAIRRKYGEIVRARTWFGQFRELVLKCAVRNVELALDDSNG, encoded by the coding sequence GTGAAGCGGGACGGTTCGTTTGTGTCCAGCAAACTAGCCCGCTTCACTAGCCGCGTTGTCTCGCTCGCCCAAAAAGCCGTCGTTGGAACTCCGAAACCGGCCGTTCAGAAGGGGAACGGCGGCTACGCCGACTGGGTGATTGTATCGATTCACGGCCTCAAAACGTATCTCAATCTGCCCTACCGCCGACTCCTGGACGTCCTGTACGAAATGCCGCGGATCACTCGAACTCTCGGCCTAGAACCGGTTGAACTCCCGGACTTCACCACCGTCTGCGCGCGTATGCAACCGCTCAAAATGCCTGTCTGGCGCGACTTTCTCCGGTTGTCCGCGGAACTGCACGACACCGGCGAGATCCAGGCGATCGACGCAACCGGTATTGATCGCGTCGCGGCGAGCCAGCACTATGCCAAACGGACGAATTACACGTTCAAAGCGGTGAAAACGACTGCATTGATCGACTGTTCGACTGGTGTAATTCTCGACATACATTGCTCGATGACACAACCGCACGATTCACAGGTTGCCTGGCAGTTACTCACGCGAAACCTAAACAAACTGACTGTACTAACCGCGGACAAAGGATACGACTGGGAGCTACTTCGACGTAGACTCCGTGCTGAGGGCGTCAAACCGGTGATCAAGCACCGCGAATTCGGCTGGCACGGCGTCGCCAACAATGTGTTGATGGATGATACGACCTACCATCAACGCTCGAACGTCGAATCGACGTTTTTCGCGATTCGACGAAAATACGGTGAGATCGTTCGAGCGAGAACGTGGTTTGGACAGTTCCGTGAACTCGTTCTCAAGTGCGCCGTCAGAAACGTCGAACTAGCTCTCGACGACTCTAACGGGTGA
- the ribH gene encoding 6,7-dimethyl-8-ribityllumazine synthase — translation MPTLGLVIAQFNRPITEQMEDAALEAADTADADVYDVVSVPGVYDAPLAADRLARLEAVDAVVVVGTVITGDTDHDQVITDAAAGRLSDVSLERDTPVTLGVTGPGMSAAEARERVDNAAKAVDGALALLEELPDSEATY, via the coding sequence ATGCCTACGCTCGGTCTGGTGATCGCACAGTTCAATCGACCGATCACCGAACAGATGGAAGACGCCGCCCTCGAAGCCGCAGATACCGCCGACGCGGACGTCTACGACGTGGTGTCCGTCCCCGGCGTTTACGACGCACCGCTGGCCGCCGACCGCCTCGCCCGTCTCGAGGCAGTCGACGCCGTCGTCGTCGTCGGAACGGTCATTACCGGCGATACCGATCACGACCAGGTGATCACCGACGCCGCCGCCGGCCGCTTATCGGACGTCAGCCTCGAGCGCGATACGCCGGTGACCCTCGGGGTGACCGGCCCCGGGATGTCCGCCGCCGAGGCCCGCGAGCGGGTCGACAACGCGGCGAAAGCCGTCGACGGTGCGCTCGCACTCCTCGAGGAGTTGCCCGATTCCGAAGCCACATACTGA
- a CDS encoding AAA domain-containing protein, which produces MHIRGTVTADVTTRTVPTSYGQSELAEVPLRLEGVTETESKSESEAGSDGGSAQATVDGVSAATGGDGDENETTVTVTCWGKWTESADRLEPGMELLVTNAETKEFDGETQYSTTGDSYVVVEPSFLVNVTAIRSWVECPRLYYLNKLSGIPLNYPVVKGTIVHEVFGDLLRGRDLDASIEERVDERGLELGVLGEAPATVEEDVRKNAAAIEGWLEQGRLTEDDEWRSEQLLISETFGIRGRADAIRRGAPVELKTGKNLRKEPRFKDKVQAACYALILEEHGDSVDTGTLLYTKNSALERNEETGDLTPAKDFLMGQGLLKFVVRLRNEIAAMEMSGSIPTGKEADAKCEYCFERDTCMVVSGRLDQESKAGTIGQPLPDDELEHFDRLYRAIEEERREVHREYAKLWEQTPEERADDDRALIDLEFLEKRPLEGGRWELRARQRSPAASKLREGDLVLASDGQPVRGEAELARIERLDDEIVLTADEPVEVTRLDVYPSELTTDRLLTALHDALLKGDQRRKDILFGRETPEFDDLEETFIDNNAAQDEAVRKAVGANDCALIHGPPGTGKTYTIAQSICEMVDRRERVLLSAFTNRAVDNALEALLEQGIDPDAVVRVGSESGVREDMQGYRLGRSGDPETRLSELQNASVVAATTATCGSRIMSEQSFDVALVDEAAQLTEPGTYAAIELAERFVLVGDHEQLPPVVRAENDLSISLFERLVDLHSGAGVMLDRQYRMNQRIQAFASREFYDGELRPANPDVAGRTLDDLEGVSRDDVPESLRDPVTFVPVEGDDEQYTDATEAEEILSIIEDYTRAGVAPEQIGVIAPFRAQVSTISSIVGDDIAVDTVDRFQGSSKEVIIISFTATDDLEGPIFEDYRRINVALTRPKRALVLVGDPNALESDPVYARMLEWAGR; this is translated from the coding sequence GTGCACATTCGCGGAACCGTCACGGCCGACGTCACGACTCGAACGGTGCCGACGAGCTACGGGCAAAGCGAACTGGCGGAGGTACCGCTCCGTCTCGAGGGCGTTACCGAAACCGAGTCCAAATCCGAATCCGAGGCGGGATCCGACGGCGGTTCCGCGCAGGCGACAGTCGATGGTGTGTCAGCAGCGACGGGTGGCGACGGGGACGAAAACGAGACTACTGTCACCGTCACCTGCTGGGGAAAATGGACGGAATCGGCCGACCGCCTCGAGCCCGGGATGGAACTGCTGGTCACGAACGCCGAAACGAAGGAGTTCGACGGCGAAACACAGTACTCGACGACCGGCGACTCCTACGTCGTCGTCGAGCCGAGCTTTCTCGTGAACGTGACGGCCATCCGAAGCTGGGTCGAGTGTCCCCGGCTGTACTACCTGAACAAGCTCTCGGGAATCCCACTCAACTACCCGGTCGTCAAGGGTACCATCGTCCACGAGGTGTTCGGCGACCTCCTCCGGGGGCGCGACCTCGACGCCTCGATCGAGGAACGCGTGGACGAACGCGGCCTCGAACTCGGCGTCCTCGGCGAGGCACCCGCGACCGTCGAGGAAGACGTCCGCAAAAACGCGGCGGCGATCGAAGGCTGGCTCGAGCAGGGGCGGCTCACCGAGGACGACGAGTGGCGTTCCGAACAACTGCTGATCAGCGAAACGTTCGGCATCCGCGGACGAGCGGACGCAATCCGTCGAGGTGCTCCGGTAGAACTCAAGACGGGGAAGAACCTCCGCAAGGAGCCACGGTTCAAGGACAAGGTGCAGGCGGCCTGTTACGCCCTCATCCTCGAGGAACACGGCGATTCGGTCGACACGGGAACCCTGCTCTACACGAAGAACTCGGCGCTCGAGCGAAACGAGGAGACCGGCGATCTCACGCCGGCGAAGGACTTCTTGATGGGGCAGGGCCTGCTCAAGTTCGTCGTTCGCCTCCGGAACGAAATCGCGGCGATGGAGATGTCGGGATCGATCCCGACCGGCAAGGAAGCCGACGCAAAGTGTGAGTACTGCTTCGAACGGGACACCTGCATGGTCGTCTCGGGACGCCTCGACCAGGAGTCGAAAGCCGGGACGATCGGGCAACCGCTGCCCGACGACGAACTCGAGCACTTCGACCGACTGTACCGAGCCATCGAGGAGGAACGCCGGGAGGTTCACCGGGAGTACGCCAAACTCTGGGAGCAGACGCCGGAGGAACGCGCCGACGACGACCGCGCGCTGATCGACCTCGAGTTCCTCGAAAAGCGCCCGCTCGAGGGGGGACGGTGGGAGCTTCGAGCGCGACAGCGCTCGCCCGCCGCCTCGAAACTTCGGGAGGGCGACCTCGTCCTCGCCAGCGACGGCCAGCCCGTTCGTGGGGAGGCCGAACTGGCGCGGATCGAACGCCTAGATGACGAAATCGTCCTCACGGCGGACGAACCCGTCGAGGTGACCCGACTGGACGTCTACCCCTCCGAACTCACGACCGATCGGCTGTTGACGGCGCTCCACGACGCGCTGTTGAAGGGCGACCAGCGCCGAAAAGATATCCTGTTCGGCCGGGAGACGCCCGAATTCGACGACCTCGAGGAGACGTTCATCGACAACAACGCGGCCCAGGACGAGGCCGTCCGGAAAGCCGTCGGCGCGAACGACTGTGCGCTCATCCACGGCCCACCGGGAACCGGGAAGACGTACACCATCGCCCAGTCGATCTGCGAGATGGTCGACCGCCGCGAGCGCGTCCTCCTGTCGGCGTTCACCAACCGGGCCGTCGACAACGCCCTCGAGGCGCTGCTCGAGCAGGGGATCGATCCCGACGCCGTGGTTCGCGTCGGCAGCGAGAGCGGCGTTCGCGAGGACATGCAAGGGTACCGGCTCGGGCGCTCGGGCGACCCCGAGACCAGGCTTTCCGAACTGCAGAACGCCAGCGTCGTCGCGGCGACGACGGCAACCTGTGGCTCGCGGATCATGTCCGAGCAGTCCTTCGACGTCGCGCTGGTGGACGAGGCCGCACAGCTAACCGAGCCGGGAACGTACGCAGCGATCGAACTGGCCGAGCGGTTCGTGCTGGTCGGCGACCACGAACAGCTCCCGCCAGTCGTCCGGGCCGAAAACGACCTCTCGATCTCGCTGTTCGAGCGACTCGTCGACCTGCATTCAGGAGCGGGCGTGATGCTCGATCGCCAGTACCGGATGAACCAGCGCATTCAGGCGTTCGCCTCCCGGGAGTTCTACGACGGGGAGTTGCGACCGGCGAACCCGGACGTGGCGGGGCGAACCCTCGACGACCTCGAGGGCGTCTCCCGAGACGACGTGCCCGAATCGTTACGCGATCCGGTGACGTTCGTTCCGGTGGAAGGTGACGACGAGCAATACACCGACGCCACGGAAGCCGAAGAGATCCTCTCGATCATCGAGGACTACACACGGGCTGGTGTCGCTCCCGAACAGATCGGCGTCATCGCGCCCTTCCGTGCCCAGGTGTCGACCATCTCGAGCATCGTCGGCGACGACATTGCCGTCGATACGGTCGACCGGTTCCAGGGCTCGAGCAAGGAGGTCATCATCATCTCGTTTACGGCGACGGACGATCTCGAGGGGCCGATCTTCGAAGACTACCGACGGATCAACGTGGCGCTCACCCGGCCGAAACGGGCGCTCGTACTGGTCGGTGATCCGAACGCGCTCGAGTCGGATCCAGTGTACGCACGGATGCTCGAGTGGGCCGGTCGGTGA
- a CDS encoding DUF6653 family protein, whose amino-acid sequence MVKELTQIENMWASHSNPKSGWSRMAAGFVAVAALYHRKWNLLGLTLLFLIINPVLFREPSEELDDWMYKVVRAEERWTNDGHRLIGLGYPQILNAVSIPIGLYGLYAAYKRKPVSTLVFTLASQGLNQWCLREIIEYYEEVDSQ is encoded by the coding sequence ATGGTCAAAGAGTTGACGCAGATAGAGAATATGTGGGCCAGCCACTCCAATCCGAAGAGCGGGTGGAGTCGAATGGCAGCAGGGTTCGTGGCCGTGGCGGCACTTTACCATCGGAAATGGAATTTGTTGGGACTCACTCTCCTGTTCTTAATCATCAATCCGGTACTATTCCGCGAACCAAGTGAAGAGTTGGATGACTGGATGTACAAGGTCGTACGTGCTGAAGAACGCTGGACTAACGACGGGCACCGCCTCATCGGCCTCGGCTACCCACAGATCCTAAACGCCGTGAGTATCCCAATCGGGCTCTATGGTCTCTACGCGGCGTACAAACGCAAGCCTGTCTCAACGTTGGTTTTCACGCTCGCATCACAAGGACTCAACCAGTGGTGTTT
- a CDS encoding pyridoxal phosphate-dependent aminotransferase, with protein sequence MTMNFTDRVSRVEPSATLTISALATELEADGVDVVDLSVGEPDFPTPENVVQAGKDAMDAGHTGYTTPAGHLELREAISEKLAADGLDHGPEEIIVTPGAKQSLYEIIQTVIQGSDEQSGTSSRADEVVLLDPAWVSYEAMVKLAGGNLTRVDLSDSDFQLEPALDDLAEAVSDDTDLLIVNSPSNPTGAVYSDAALEGVRDLAVEHDVTVISDEIYKEITYGVEPTSLGTLEGMADRTITVNGFSKAYSMTGWRLGYFAGPKDLIDQAGKLHSHSVSSATNFVQYSGIEALENTDDAVAEMVEAFEERRDLVVDLLGEHDVDVAVPDGAFYMMLPVDQDDQAWCEGAIEDAHVATVPGSAFGTPGYARISYAASAERLEEGIERLAVEGYF encoded by the coding sequence ATGACCATGAACTTCACCGACCGCGTCTCCCGAGTCGAACCGTCCGCAACCCTGACCATCTCCGCGCTCGCCACTGAACTCGAGGCCGACGGCGTCGACGTCGTCGACCTGAGCGTCGGCGAACCGGACTTCCCGACGCCCGAAAACGTCGTCCAGGCCGGCAAGGACGCCATGGACGCCGGCCACACGGGCTACACCACCCCCGCGGGCCATCTCGAGTTACGAGAGGCGATCAGCGAGAAACTCGCCGCCGATGGTCTCGATCACGGCCCCGAGGAGATCATCGTCACCCCCGGCGCGAAACAGTCGCTCTACGAGATCATCCAGACGGTGATCCAGGGGTCTGACGAACAGAGTGGAACGTCGTCCCGCGCAGACGAGGTCGTCCTCCTCGACCCTGCCTGGGTCTCCTACGAGGCGATGGTGAAACTCGCCGGCGGGAACCTCACCCGCGTCGACCTCTCCGACAGTGACTTTCAGCTCGAGCCAGCGCTCGACGACCTCGCCGAGGCCGTCTCCGACGACACCGACCTGTTGATCGTCAACTCGCCGTCGAACCCCACGGGCGCGGTGTACTCCGACGCCGCCCTCGAGGGCGTGCGCGACCTGGCCGTCGAACACGACGTCACGGTCATCTCGGACGAGATTTACAAGGAGATCACCTACGGCGTCGAGCCGACCAGTCTGGGGACGCTGGAGGGAATGGCCGACAGGACGATTACGGTCAACGGCTTCTCGAAGGCCTACTCGATGACCGGCTGGCGACTGGGGTATTTCGCCGGGCCGAAAGACCTGATCGACCAGGCTGGAAAGCTCCACAGCCACTCAGTCTCTTCGGCGACGAACTTCGTCCAGTACTCCGGGATCGAGGCGCTCGAGAACACCGACGACGCCGTCGCGGAGATGGTCGAAGCGTTCGAGGAACGTCGCGACCTCGTCGTCGACCTGCTCGGGGAACACGACGTCGACGTGGCGGTTCCCGACGGCGCGTTCTACATGATGCTGCCCGTTGATCAGGACGATCAGGCCTGGTGTGAAGGTGCCATCGAAGACGCCCACGTCGCGACGGTTCCCGGGAGCGCGTTCGGTACGCCCGGTTACGCCCGGATATCGTACGCGGCGAGTGCGGAACGGCTCGAGGAAGGGATCGAGCGACTGGCTGTTGAAGGCTATTTCTAA
- a CDS encoding SPW repeat domain-containing protein yields the protein MSLLVRAGTTLATLADSQPDTTGEDYSRPNRNPGHSPQVATGGRRRRPSILNAVLAGIGLWVATTAVFLPTGGDPAVVTNNVFVGLVIALAAGYNYYRAQNEVPPSPTVASLIVTLGLWLVVAAPAFEMGGAVFWSTFAAGFAVAGLAGYTVYEARTVRRIAHETFSRR from the coding sequence GTGAGCCTCCTCGTGCGGGCTGGGACGACCCTGGCGACCCTCGCCGACAGCCAGCCCGATACGACCGGAGAGGACTACAGCCGTCCGAATCGAAACCCGGGGCACTCCCCCCAGGTCGCAACTGGCGGCCGTCGACGTCGCCCGTCGATCCTCAATGCGGTGCTCGCCGGCATCGGTCTCTGGGTTGCCACCACCGCGGTCTTCTTGCCCACCGGTGGCGACCCCGCAGTGGTAACCAACAACGTCTTCGTCGGCCTCGTTATCGCTCTCGCGGCCGGCTACAACTACTATCGCGCCCAAAATGAGGTGCCGCCGAGTCCCACGGTCGCCTCACTGATCGTCACGCTCGGTCTCTGGCTCGTCGTTGCCGCCCCTGCGTTCGAAATGGGCGGTGCAGTGTTCTGGAGTACGTTCGCAGCGGGGTTTGCCGTCGCCGGCCTCGCCGGCTACACCGTCTACGAGGCCCGAACCGTTCGGCGGATCGCCCACGAAACGTTCTCGAGGCGATGA
- a CDS encoding DUF6293 family protein, translating into MDVVKRVHIVPVRYEYDRVLEPIRNQRADVVYLLEHTADGSAADDDTGERASKSIPAYREELLAELEATTTTVRRRDCNLLDVYGVLGAVTTLADEHADDAVYVNVSGGGTIAAIGATMACMDVSTDAIAYYVEPESYAYDQHETPLSSGMADIYSLPTYPIESPTRDQVAIMGFLADPERWDGYHEDRTTPPKKKDCIAFARDAGLSFMADRAPPEAHPGGEDKGAFRVLDSRILDPLEGDGYVEIESVGRRRVITLTEQGANAYRAFKHKLEFAEKYAE; encoded by the coding sequence ATGGACGTCGTCAAGCGCGTACATATCGTCCCCGTGAGATACGAGTACGACCGCGTGCTCGAGCCGATCCGTAATCAGCGAGCAGACGTCGTCTATCTGCTCGAGCACACGGCCGATGGATCGGCTGCAGACGACGACACAGGCGAGAGAGCGTCCAAATCGATCCCTGCTTATCGGGAGGAACTGCTCGCCGAACTCGAGGCGACGACCACGACGGTACGTCGAAGGGACTGTAATCTGCTGGACGTGTACGGGGTACTCGGTGCCGTAACCACGCTGGCCGACGAACACGCCGACGACGCGGTGTACGTGAACGTCTCCGGCGGTGGGACGATCGCCGCGATCGGGGCGACGATGGCCTGCATGGACGTCTCGACCGATGCCATTGCCTACTACGTCGAACCCGAGTCGTACGCCTACGATCAGCACGAAACCCCGCTCTCGAGCGGGATGGCCGACATCTACAGTCTCCCCACCTACCCGATCGAGTCGCCGACCCGCGATCAGGTCGCGATCATGGGCTTTCTCGCCGATCCCGAACGCTGGGACGGCTACCACGAGGATCGGACGACGCCGCCGAAGAAAAAAGACTGTATCGCGTTCGCCCGCGACGCCGGGCTCTCGTTCATGGCCGACCGCGCACCGCCCGAGGCACACCCGGGTGGCGAGGACAAAGGCGCGTTTCGCGTCCTCGATTCCCGCATCCTCGACCCGCTCGAGGGCGACGGCTACGTCGAGATCGAATCCGTCGGCCGCCGGCGGGTGATCACGTTGACCGAACAGGGAGCGAACGCCTATCGGGCGTTCAAGCACAAACTCGAGTTTGCCGAGAAGTACGCGGAATGA
- a CDS encoding HalOD1 output domain-containing protein, with translation MTNRTAGGTRSRPATQRSYVRYERSDGEPLSIATAKAISIYRGESVTEASTPLYEYVDPDALDALFADRHDGTTRTHGCVTVELPDVTVGITRECIDVTASDRGCLTY, from the coding sequence ATGACTAACAGAACAGCAGGAGGCACTCGTTCAAGGCCGGCAACGCAGCGTAGCTACGTCCGGTACGAGCGATCAGATGGGGAACCACTCAGCATCGCAACTGCGAAGGCGATTTCGATCTATCGGGGGGAATCGGTGACCGAAGCTTCGACGCCGCTCTATGAGTACGTCGACCCGGACGCGCTCGATGCACTGTTTGCGGACAGACACGACGGCACCACCCGAACGCATGGGTGCGTGACGGTCGAACTCCCGGACGTGACGGTCGGCATAACCCGGGAATGTATCGACGTAACGGCGAGCGATCGGGGCTGTCTTACGTACTGA
- a CDS encoding nucleoside phosphorylase, whose protein sequence is MATQPHLLIDDGDVHDIALIPGDPGRVDRIASHCDDSETIAQNREYKVVNATYDGRDLTICSTGIGCPSAAIAIEELAAVGVETFIRVGTTGALQADVEIGDMIVATGAAKNEGTSKRYEAVEYPAVPDYHVLSALVDSAEANDEDVHVGPIASDDAYYAETDEHVTDWEAAGLLSVEMEAAAVFSLTRRKGLRAGAICTVDGNLVKGTQKGTDTEDDELPEKAKNNVGRAIDIALEATTTL, encoded by the coding sequence ATGGCAACGCAGCCGCACCTGCTCATCGACGACGGAGACGTTCACGACATCGCCCTGATCCCCGGTGACCCGGGACGGGTCGACCGGATCGCGAGTCACTGCGACGATTCCGAAACGATCGCTCAGAACCGGGAGTACAAGGTCGTCAACGCCACCTACGACGGTCGCGATCTGACGATCTGTTCGACCGGGATCGGCTGCCCGTCGGCCGCGATCGCGATCGAGGAACTGGCCGCCGTCGGTGTCGAAACCTTCATCCGCGTCGGAACGACCGGCGCGTTGCAGGCCGACGTCGAAATCGGCGACATGATCGTCGCCACCGGGGCAGCCAAAAACGAGGGGACGTCGAAGCGCTACGAGGCCGTCGAGTACCCCGCCGTACCCGACTATCACGTCCTTTCCGCACTGGTCGATTCCGCGGAGGCAAACGACGAGGACGTCCACGTCGGCCCTATCGCCAGCGACGACGCCTACTACGCCGAAACCGACGAACACGTCACGGACTGGGAAGCCGCCGGTCTCCTCTCCGTCGAGATGGAAGCCGCCGCCGTCTTCTCGCTGACACGCCGGAAGGGGCTGCGCGCCGGAGCCATCTGCACCGTCGACGGCAACCTCGTGAAGGGCACCCAGAAAGGCACAGACACCGAGGACGACGAACTCCCCGAGAAAGCAAAGAACAACGTCGGTCGGGCCATCGACATCGCGCTCGAGGCGACGACGACGCTCTGA